A single Meles meles chromosome 20, mMelMel3.1 paternal haplotype, whole genome shotgun sequence DNA region contains:
- the LOC123932184 gene encoding olfactory receptor-like protein OLF4: MDPGNNTGISEFQLLGFSKKPELQSLIFGLFLSMYLITVFGNLLIILAVTSDSHLHTPMYFFLANLSFVDICFTSTTVPKMLWNIQTQRKVITYAGCITQMYFFMLFTGLDMFLLTVMAYDRFVAICHPLHYTVIMNPWLCGLLVLVCWILSVFNSLLHTSMVLRLSFCTDVEIPHFFCELNQMIQLACSDTFLNHMVMYFAAMLLAIGPFIGILYSYSKIVSSICGISSAQCKYKAFSTCTSHLSVVSLFYCTSLGVYFSSTATKSSHSNTVASVMYTVVTPMLNPFIYSLRNKDIKEALMRFSRMRALKGIIFLALRKCP; the protein is encoded by the coding sequence ATGGACCCAGGAAACAATACAGGAATTTCAGAGTTCCAGCTTCTGGGATTTTCAAAGAAACCAGAACTGCAATCCCTCATATTTGGGCTTTTCCTCTCCATGTATCTGATCACTGTGTTTGGAAACCTGCTCATCATCCTGGCTGTCACCTCTgactcccacctccacacccctATGTACTTCTTCCTCGCCAACCTGTCCTTTGTAGACATCTGTTTTACCTCCACCACTGTCCCCAAGATGCTGTGGAACATCCAGACTCAGAGAAAAGTCATAACCTATGCAGGCTGCATCACACAGATGTACTTTTTCATGCTCTTTACAGGATTAGACATGTTCCTTTTGACTGTGATGGCTTATGACAGATTTGTGGCCATCTGTCACCCCCTGCACTACACAGTCATCATGAACCCCTGGCTTTGTGGACTGCTGGTTCTGGTATGTTGGATCCTGAGTGTCTTTAATTCTTTACTACACACTTCCATGGTATTGCGGTTGTCCTTCTGCACAGATGTGGAAATCCCCCACTTTTTCTGTGAACTCAATCAGATGATCCAGCTTGCATGTTCTGACACCTTTCTCAATCATATGGTGATGTATTTTGCAGCCATGTTGCTGGCTATTGGTCCCTTCATTGGTATTCTTTACTCTTACTCTAAGATTGTTTCCTCCATATGTGGGATCTCATCAGCTCAGTGTAAGTATAAAGCATTTTCCACCTGCACATCTCACCTATCAGTTGTCTCCTTATTTTACTGTACGAGTCTAGGAGTGTACTTTAGCTCTACTGCTACCAAGAGCTCCCACTCAAATACAGTAGCTTCGGTTATGTACACAGTGGTCACACCCATGTTGAACCcattcatctacagcctgaggaatAAAGACATAAAGGAGGCTCTGATGAGATTCTCTAGGATGAGAGCTCTAAAAGGGATAATTTTCCTGGCACTGAGAAAGTGCCCATGA